TTTCTTTGATCTGGCAGATTGCCAGCATAGGCTCGTTTTAGGGGTCATTATAGAGAGCTGCTTTATAAACAAGCAAATTGACATAAAAAGGCTACAGTAAACACTTTAAACctaaacaattgttttattactcATAAATAAAAATGCTTATAAAGCAAGATTTAAGGAAGGTCCAACTACAAAACTAACATTATCAGTAAAGTATAAGTTTCTTTTCTTCTGCCAAGAGTATTAGTGGGTCATGTCAACTCTGTTACCTCTTGTATTTTCATTCTAATTATGTATCGCATTACACACAACAGTATTCGAGAATGTGTCATTAATCACTTTTTGAATATTGAAGATGTCACTGCCTACTCTTCTGTTCTCATCAGCTTTTGTCTTTTTTAAATAGAGTCTCAGCTGCTAGTCATTTGTAATGATGTCTTTCTACATGTCTTTACACAACGACCTTTATTCGCATGACATTGACTGTAGTCTCTGCTATTAATAGGTCATCTTGTAGAATATAACCTCATTGCTGCCATATTTAGGTAAGAGTACGGTGGAGTCGGACACTTCTAAGGAGAACACATAACCTCCAGCTATATCATCATGTGCCATTTGAGAGACTATGTCCCCTGGAaagtataattaataataagcACACAGCCCATTTATACAAATCAATATTAGCTATAGATGGAAACTGCTGTCATCAGGCTTTTCGGGTTAAAATGGAAGCATTTCACAATCTGACACAAAATTCCATGATAACTTTTAAAGCTGCAGGACGTTTGACTTATTGATAACACATTAATAACTATTGCTACATGAAAATCTAGGAGGGAGAGGGAAGCAGCGAGTCATTATGACCAACACCGTATTTCCCATATAGATGGActacatatttatttaatattttgactGCAACCCCTGAGTCCCAAGACAAAGTGCCAAATCACTATTTTCAACAGCTTATGTGATGTTATGTTATGTTAGCTTATGTGACAGCTCAGTCTATAATGCAGCAGCAGTTGGTCAAAAGTTTAAAAGtattgtcattttatattgtcTAACATTTTATATTGTCTAAGTATTGTCTAACATATTGTCTAAGTATTGTCTTTatattgtcattttatattgtcTAAGTATTGTCTAACATAGCGTATTACATATACCACATTTAGCATGAACTCAGTCTAACATAGCATATTACATATACCACATTCAGCAAGAACTCAGTCTATCATGCAGGATTACATTTCATATTTTCTATGCTACAATTATATAGCAAGCCTACTTGTAGCCATATAAATATAacttaacaaaaatatattcatataGTATAACAACATACATCACAATTATTCTACATGATGCAAATAACCAACCTGTAATAGAATTAATGGAGTAGATAGTATTGTTGTTGTGTGCAACCAGTAGAATATATTCACCATAGCTGACCAGCCCCTCGGGCTTCTTCACTTTAGTGAGGGTCCACAGGACTTCATGGGTGGTTGAATCTATTTTGAAGACTTTAGAATGTTTGTAGGAAGATACAATGAGAGACGTGTTGTCAGGATCACGAATGGAGACATGTTCACTATTAGCGAGATAAGGACAAGGAATATAATGTAGAACTTGACCTTTTAGAGAGTAGGTAGTGATCCTGCTGTTGGGTGGATCAGCGATAAGAACATTGTCATTAATTATCACCAGCATGTCAGAGTAGCAGCAATGATAAGGATGCTTCCAGCTGGTGATGAGTTCCCCTTCCATGCTGTAGACCCCGACGGTGAGAGGACTTGCAAAGGAAAGTGTATAGAGCTTGTCCTTGTGACAAGTGATAGACTCTACTTCACCAGATGTGGAGATTAACTTGTTGGTGACGTTATAATCAATGTCtactctgctgactgtcttatcCACTAGTCCAATATAAGCGTAACCCTTATAGTGGCAGATGGAGAGGGGCCAGGACGGTAGTTGTACACTGGACAGTCTGGTGAGGGACTTGGGGAGTTGTACAGGTGGAGCTTTATGTTCTTCAATAATGATATCAGGAGAGGATATAACTTCTATCTCAATATCTCTTCTCTCACCTGCAGAATATAgaatgaacatgtacatgttactagaagcagttattaaattttctacACAGAAATACTGTACTTGAAAGAAACATATTAGCTCATAGTAGTCAGGATTGCACTTTTATCATCACTACCTTCAAATGCACTGTAGGCAGCACTAAACTCATattcatttagttttttgtttgaGCGATTAGGAGAGCACGAAAAAACCATTATTTAacgtaataaaaaaaatttcacaacACATGAAAGAAACATGATGACTGAGTTTTCTCAGATCCTCAATTATCATGTGTAAAACGGtaattttttggtttaaactgtTAGTacagttggagttgcaatcttttcaaacagaaggtcagaGGACATACAAGTTCTCCTACCCTGCTTGCAAAATTTCGTTTCATTATGATAACAGCATCGCTCAGGGTTTCTTGCCAAATTaagttaaaaaaggttttaacaagatcggctaaaagttatattaaaaacagcaGGAAACCAATTGGTGATAAAAATTTAGCGAAGAAAAATTTGACAGTCTctgaaatagttaaaaattcATACTACGCTATATTATGCCATGCCAAAGGCAAAAACTCCTCACACTACATACTGCACATATTGCaacagggatcgctaaacatattatggaaatgtttacttttccatatccatttccataaacataaatatttccataattttatggaaatggatatggaaattttattttaaaaatatggaaatgttatggaaatggaaataatatggaaatgaattatggaaatgttatgaaaatggaaataatatggaaatgaattatggaaatattatggaaatggaaataatatggaaataaattatggaaatgttatggaaatggaaataatatggaaatgaattatggaaatgttatggaaatggaaaaaactatggaaatgttatggaaatgaattatggaaatggaaataatatagagatgaattatggaaattgtaacatacacgtaatccaagatataaacagagggGAGTTATATTGCATAGACTAGGCTACATGAATAGACAATGGTAATACACAAACAGCTAAgatcagtggtattacagaaactattaaagggatctggaagaaattaactcaaattgtctctggacttggctacatgtacagacaatggtaacacacaaacccagctaacatcagtggtattacagaaactattaaaggggtctggaagaaattaactcaaattgtctctggacttggctacatgtaaagacaatggtaacacacaaacccagctaacatcagtgatattacagaaactattaagggagtctgaaagaaactatctcaaatcgtctctggcttagttataggcaatggtagcatacagctttgatgttgcctggaccctaaataaagtatattagcaagcaaatatcatattcatattatgtataaattaatcacatgttcgggaagagttgacgattgcacacacacacacacacacacacacgcacgcacgcgcgcgcgcacgcacacacacacacacacacgctcatTTGACACGCAAGCGCGCAGACATATGTACACAGTGATACATCTATTGTACACTCCCTTTGCCTAGTGATACATCTATTAAACACTTCCCAGCATAATGATACATCTATTGTACATTTCTTAGCCTAGtgatacatatattatacattctCCTATAGTCCTATACAATGCTGTGAGATGTTTGAGTTCAGCATTTTACTGGCTGAAAGCAACaactgaataaaatatatattattatttgtaattaGGTAATTACTTAGTTATGTATTTATCTTAAAAAATTATTCCTGAATGACATTTATCCCAATAAAGTTACTATAAATACTTGCTGAAATACTGTCGGGAATTTATCTGTTCCAAATAAAAGATACTAAGCGCACCTTGTATGCACCAAGACTCTGTGAAATATTCATTTAGTGTTGCGTCTGAATACCTCTGAAGGTTTGATGTTCATAAAATTTGacttattaaataaataaaattattgagaaATCTTTGGTAGGCATAAGCATAAATGAactaatatatagataaataattgcaccttaatgaaaagtataaagattttattagaaacaaTGGTCACTTAAAAGAGTGGCTAATGCAATAAGCTTTCATGCTTACTATAATATCGACAACTACTTTAGACCAGACATGACGGTATCAATGTGTGAGTCATCATCTATTGAAGTCACTCAACAGGTGACACAATAAACGATAGCGCGGCCCAGTAACGCGGATGAGCTACCATTCCTCCTCATGCTCAGCTACCAGCTAAACAACTTTGCTAGAATTGAATTCCACCGCCATCTAAAGCTCATTAAAGCTGGCAGCATCAGCTCTCGACAGCACTAGACCGCAATTAACGAGTTCATAAACATAATACAAAATTAACAgcaatttttatgtaataaagCAATTAGCAGGCTAAAATTCCGCGAGATTTGTTGCTTTATGACCAAAACTGCGCAATTTATTGCAAGCAAGTGGGCAAAGCGAGCGCACTAGGCTGACTGCATGAACGGCAGATTAGAGCAGGTCGTGTGAGAGGTAATAAAGTCAGCATTTATGCAAGAGCAGCATCAAAACtacacttttacatttttttaatacAGACAGCAGATTAGCTAGCCGAAAGGTAAATCTGCAGAGCTTTGAGCAAAGGTCTTACATTACACAACACTGTCACAAAGCATATAATCAACATCTAGGCGGGGCTGCTGTAAGCCAAGTTATGACTCATTATgtcatcagaatcgatctgatCTGTCATCATATAAGGCTGACAGCGTGGCCTGTTTTAGCTCGTGCTCATACATATGTGGGTGGATTCATACCAGCCATTGAGAACTTtgttagatttatatatttatgaaagcAAATGGGTGTGTTTGCTGCTCCTACGGGGAGAAGCTTTGTTATTAAATATGATAGCCTTGAAATAAATACCAACCTTATTGCCCATCTACTTGATATAATGCACACATTCTGTTGACTAGCAAGAAGCTATATTGATATAATGCACCCATTCTGTTGACTATCAAGAAGCTATATTGATATAATGTACCCATTCTGTTGACTATCaagcagggatcgctaaacatattatggaaatgtttactttcccatttccataaacataaatatttccataattttatggaaatggatatggaaattttattttagaaatatggaaatgttatggaaatggaaataatatggaaatgaattatggtaATGTTATGGAaaaactatggaaatggaaataatatggaaatgaattatggaaatgaattatggaaatggaaataatatggaaataaattatggaaatattatggaaatggaaataatatggaaatgaattatggaaatattatggaaatggaaaaaactatggaaatgaattatggaaatgaattatggaaatggaaataatatggaaataaattatggaaatgttatggaaatggaaataatatggaaatgaattatggaaatgttatggaaataatatggaaatgaattatggaaatgttatggaaatggaaataatatggaaatgaattatggaaatgttatggaaatggaaattgtgacaaacacgtaatccctgTATTGTAACgcacattttattgcagatcataactactaaatacaccaaagttattgtaggtgactatagttactgaggttagcatattattttgttattaattttaatatgtacaatacttatataaaagtttgatgatttttactagagaaggtttacataatataattactatgggtctATATatccctctatacgacatttccGCTATATGATGACAACCCTGGAATGAATAAAAATCGTATGAAGAGGGCGTACTGTGCAtccatatataaatattcatacTTTTCGGCTTCAACTGTAGCTGGTCTGTGAGCGTGAGTTTTGGTAAATGTTCACGAGTAACTCTGTCCAGATCTGCCTTCAACTCTTTAAATCCTCTCACAATTGCAGCCTAAACATAGAATCATCCAAAGAGGAAAAAACTAAGAGAAAAAGACAAACAGACTTCATGTGTTATGGTAGTTGGTAAGGTTAAGGTCATTGTACATGAGGTAGAGTGGACATTGCTGAACCTGAACCATGACATCATGATAAGTACAGCACGCGGCTCCAAGTAAAATGTACTTATAATAGACACTGTATGAACGGATGGGTTGACGATGTATACAGAACGATAAAAGtacataaacataaacataagTACATAAACATAAAGTACAGAACGATACAGCACGTAAAAGTAAGAAGGGCTAGTAGACAGCTAACAATGTATGGTACAGTGGTAGTAGTAGGTTTATAGACTTAGATACACTGAGGGGGTGTAACGAGCAAGCATTTGATAGCATGAGTTTAATAGGTCATATGAGATGAAGCACAAATATTGACTCACATAcatggatagatggatggaaACATACAAGTAcaaaaatacatataattatatcaaaatGAACACAATTATGCTTTTGTACAGACCGATGTATGTAAACTGTAAGATACATGAAATAATTGGGAGATACACAAACACAGGGTCTTTCACCATGCACATCAGCATTGTAATCTAACCAACCCAACCTTTCCCCACCCTATATCACAACCAGGCACACAGGATTACACCCACCTTACACCAAATTCCTACGCAACCACCCACACGTGTGAGCACACACCAAAACCCCACACACATCCACACAAAAACCCCATACATTTCCACACAAACACCTCTCACACATTCACTTACACACATCCACCAACACTCAACTACTCACACTCTCTATTTCTCACACACTTACATGCACGTACACATCCCGCACCCCCAACCCACATTCACGCCTATGCTTGCATCTACATATGTGTACTACAAAAACACTGTTATACACGTGTatacttaaatatatatactacacaaaCATTAATCCACACAAGTATACCTACATATAATCATGAAACACTCAAATACACCCAGAACAGAAAAGACATTCACAATACTGAAATCCTGATTTACAATCCTAACTGAAAACTTACTGGGGGATGGCTCTTGGCCCCGCTTTCTAGCAACTCTTTATTGGTCCTCAGGCTATTCCACTGCTTCATCAGTACATCTTCCACAAAGTCAGCAATTTTAGTCTGTGACTGCTGCCGGTTTTCCAGCACATGTTTCTCTAATGTGTCATATTTAAGTTTAATCTCATTTAGCTGTAACAGGGGATAGTAGAGTAAATAGATATAAGGTAAAAAATAACATTGAAGAGAAGTAGTCTCCTTCTCgcactaaaactaataattcagTGTCACAGCAACAAGTGGGATATAACTTCATGGAGAAAATGGTCTGAAGTAAGTTGTAGCCTCTTT
The sequence above is drawn from the Watersipora subatra chromosome 5, tzWatSuba1.1, whole genome shotgun sequence genome and encodes:
- the LOC137396927 gene encoding uncharacterized protein, producing the protein MEGELITSWKHPYHCCYSDMLVIINDNVLIADPPNSRITTYSLKGQVLHYIPCPYLANSEHVSIRDPDNTSLIVSSYKHSKVFKIDSTTHEVLWTLTKVKKPEGLVSYGEYILLVAHNNNTIYSINSITGDIVSQMAHDDIAGGYVFSLEVSDSTVLLPKYGSNEVIFYKMTY